Part of the Faecalibacterium duncaniae genome, CCCTTCTCGTCCAGATAGGCGCGGATCTCCTTCAGGATCTGGCTGCGCTTGACGAAGGTATCCTTCACCTCCGGGTTGGCGATCAGGTCCACATAGCGCTGACGGTAACGCATCTCGGTATCGGTCAGGCCGTGGAACTTCTCGGGCAGGGGGCGCAGGCTCTTGGCCAGCAGGGTCAGCTCGGTGGCACGAACGCTCAGCTCGCCGGTCTTGGTGCGGAACACCTCGCCCTTGACACCGATGATATCGCCAACGTCCAGCTTCTTGAAGGCGGCATAGGCCTCCTCGCCCAGCTCGTCGCGGCGGACATACAGCTGGATATCGCCCTTGTCATCGCGCAGGTGGGCAAAGCTTGCCTTGCCCATCACGCGCTTGGACATCATACGGCCGGCCAGCGCGACCTGCTTGCCGCTGTCGGTCTCGTTGGGCAGATCCTTGAACTCTTCCTTCAGGTCGGCAGAGTATGCGTCCTGGGGGAACTTGGTCAGGGTGAAGGGATCGTTTCCGGCAGCCTGCAGGTCGGCCAGCTTCTGGCGGCGCACCTGCACCTGCTCGCTCTCAGACAGGCCCTGAGCGGGGTTTCTCTTTTGCTCTTCCATGGTTTCCTCCCGTTCAGGCTCAGTTTGCGGCGTGGGTGATGGCCAGCACTTCGTACTCGACGATCTGGCCGGAGGGCAGCAGGACTTCAGCCTTCTCGCCCACGGCCTTGCCCAGCAGAGCGTGGCCCACAGGGCTCTCGTCGCTGATCTTGCCGTTGATGGGGTCAGCCTCGGTGCGGCCAACGATATCGTACTCCTCGGCCTCATCGTCACCGATCATCTTGATGGAAACGTGGGTGCCAACAGCAACGCTGTCCACGCTCAGCTCGCTCTCGTCGATGATCACAGCGTTCTTGACCATCTGCTCCAGCTCGGTGATGCGGTTCTCCACCAGACCCTGGGTGTTCTTGGCTTCATCGTACTCGCTGTTCTCAGAAAGGTCGCCGTGGCTGCGGGCTTCCTTGATCTCCTCGGCCAGCTCCTTGCGGCGGACCGTCTTGAGGTATTCCAGTTCGTCCTGCATCGCCTTCAGGCCGGAAGCGGACATCTTGATTTCTTGTGCCATTTTGGATCTTCTCCTTGTCTATTGGATTGACGCAGCCGCAAAGCCGCGCACGAATGCTATTATGACTGTTCTATTATAATAGCAAGCCGGGAGCTTGTCAATAAAAACCACGGCGCTAGAGCGGAAAAAGCGGCGGTTTCGGCTCCCGCCCCTATGCAGAAGCGCCCCACCGGTTCCCCGGCAGGGCGCTTCCACAGGTTATTTGGGAATAGAGAATGGTTAGGTTATGGGGGCAACCCCCCAGTCGCTTTCAGCGACAGCCCCCGCTAATAGGGGGGCCCTTGGCATAGCGGATAGTTTCACCTTTTTGCCAAGGCCGCCCCTATTAGGGGCGGTGGCATCCCGAAGGGATGACGGTGGGGTTTACTTTTCCTGTGCCTTATTCCACACGCGGATCACTTCAACACGGCTCACGGAATCGGTATCCACATAGGTCTCGCCGTTGTCCTTTGCGGCCTTGAGCAGATCGTTTTCCACAGCCCAGGCAATGGCCTTCTGGGTATCGGTTGCATCGGCGGGCAGAACTGCGGCGGGTGCGGGCTTACCGGCATGGTTCCACACCAGCAGGGCCAGCTCGGCACGGTTTGTGGGGATGGCAGTACCGGCGGGCAGAGCGGTTTTCAGGTACAGCTCCGTGCTCAGCTGGTAGCCCTGCCATGCCAGAATGGCGGTGCCAACAGCGGCAGTGCCAACCACTGCGGTGGTGCCCAGAATGTTGGGCTCGTCCTCCTCAATGGAGGCATCCTTTGTCATGGCTTCGATGGTCACACCACCGGCAGGCATCTGGAACTTCAGGGGGTTGTTCTTGACATCCACATCCAGCGTTTCATCGGTGGTAATCGTCCACTGGTCAAATGCAACGGCATCGCTCTGGCTGGTGTAGGTCACGGTCACGTCAGCCTTTTCGGGCACTTTGGCGATCAGCTCGCCCTTGTCGTTCTTCTCAGCCTTGATCTCTTCGTCACCATTCTTAATGGTAACATCAGCATTCTTGACGGTCAGGGTGTAGAGCTTGGTTGCAGGGGTCAGTTCGGCGGCCTCTTCGCCAACAACGACCTTTGCATCCGCATTGCAGATGGTCTCGTCATTGCTGTCGTTCACTGCAATACCAAAGGTGTAGCTGCCGGTCTTTTTGTAGGTCACATTCAGGGTTGCTTTGATATCACTGCTTCGGGAAGTCAGTTTCATCATCTGAGCCAACTTCTGAACAGTGTATTCTTTCTCGGTCAGTTCCTTGCCGTTCAGTTCTACCTTTTCAACTTCATCACCGTAGGTGAAAGCAACACTGCCATTGAGAATCTTGTTCATATCAGTACCGGGGGCAATGGCAATGTTCACATCAACGGGAGTATTGACCAAGTAGTCGCTCTTGGAGGTGGTCACATCCATCTTGCAAGGGATTATAACCAGCCCATCTTGACGAAGCTGCTCATTATTGCCGCCATGCGAATCCTCTTTATAATTAATTCCAGTGAAGTTTTTGCTAGTGCCATCCGTCTTGCCATCAAGAGGAACAAAGGGAGCGCTTACAAGAGCATTCCACTGATCGGCTGTTCCGGCATAATAAACTTTTGTCAGCGAAATCGGCCTACCAAATGCCGCAACTTCAATTCCTTTCAAAGATGCAGGGAAAGTAACCGTTCCGAGCGCACAATTGTAAAATGCTTTCCTGTAAATTCTTTCAGTGTTAGAAGGAATGACAACATTCATAAGTGAAGTACAGTTCTCAAAAGCACCCCAACGAATATCTGTAATCCCTTCTGGCAGATCAATCCTTTCTAGGCTCGAACAATTCGAGAAGCACTCCATCTCAATTGTTGTGATTTTGCTATTACCTTCAAAAGTAATATCATTTAGCCCTGTACAATTTGCAAATCCCCACCATTCAATCTTTTCAACATTCTCTGGAATATTAACACTTTTCAAAGACTCACAATGATAAAAAGCACCCGAGCAAATATATGTCACCGATTCTGGAATTTTAACTTTTTGAATCTTGCCACAGGTTGCATTCCAATACTTAAAATTAGAATGATATTCTGCTGCAAACGCGGCCTGTCCGATTTTACTCAAAGAATGTCCGTCAAACTCGGCAGGAATATCAACTTCATAATTATTTGCCGCAAGCACATCTTCCGAGCCAATGTATTGTACCAACGTTGCAGTGTCATCATCATTTACACTATACACAAAATTTCCATCTTGTGTTTTTATTCCATCCGTATGAAACTCACCGCTTTTTGCATTATCTGCAAACGCTGACACCGGAAATAGTGTAAGTAGCATACATACTACAACCAACAAGCTGACGAAACGCTTTTTCATAAAAATCCTCCTTTTATGAATTACTCCCAAAATATAACCATGCCCGCACAAAGCAAAAAGAGCGCCGCACCGGCCAAATGGCTGGTACAACGCTCTGCGTTTTGTACTTTGGGAATCTACCGCCCCTTGAGGTGATGCCCATGTGCGGTATGGTTGAGAAAGTGCGGCTGGCTGCCATATTACAGGCCCTGTAGCTTTGCGTCGCAGCCTTTCGACTGGTTTGCCGTTTTTTCTGTTTCAACGTGGCATCTTACACAAAAATCATAAAACTTTTTTTTTTTTTTTTTTTTGTCAATAACCCAAAAGCATCTTTGGCAAGTTGCACAAAAGCGATAGTGTTTGTATGGCATTTTCGGATAGCAGCATCGCCCCGGGGAGAAGTGTTCCGTTTGGGAAATGATGGCGTGTTTCCTCGCTTTTTCGTTGAAATATGCCAAGTTTTATGATATAGTAGTAGTCGTTTTTACGTTTCACTCCCCTATTCTCCCCGCGGAAAGGAAGCTTCCATGAACCTGACAAAGCAGTTCTTCAAGTATGTGTCGCAGAATATTTTCGGTCTGATCGGCACATCGTGCTATATTCTGGCCGACACCTATTTCATCGCCCAGGCGGCGGGCACCGACGGCGTGACCCTGCTGAACCTCTGCCTGCCCATGTACAACCTGATCTTTGCCTTCGGCTCGATGATCGGCCTGGGTGCGGCCACCCGGTACGCCATCCTGCAGGCGCAGGGCGAGGCGCGGGCGCAGCGGTTTTTTTCCAACGCCATCCTCTGCGCCTGCCTGATCGCCATCCCGTTCATGCTGGCGGGCGCGTTCTGCCCGGGCACGCTCCTGCAGCTCATGGGCGGCGATGCGGACATCGTGGCGCTGGGCCTGAACTACACCCGCATCTTCCTGCTGTTCACCCCCTTCTTCATGTGCAACTACATCTTCTCGGCCTTCGTCCGCAACGACGGCGACCCGTCCCTTGCCATGGTGGCCACCCTGAGCGGCAGCCTGTTCAATGTGGTGTTCGATTACATCTTCATCTTCCCCATGGGGCTGGGCCTGCCCGGCGCGGCGCTGGCAACGGCCATCTCGCCGGTGCTCAGCATCGCCATCTGCAGCCGCCACTTCTTTCAAAAGAGCAACACGCTCACCTTTGTCCGGCAGGCTCCCTCGGCCCGGCTGCTGGTGCAGAGCTGCCAGCTTGGCATCTCCGGTTTCGTCGGGGAGCTCTCCTCTGCCGTGACCACCACCGTGTTCAACTTCCTGCTGCTCCGGCTGGCGGGCAACGTGGGCGTGGCCGCTTACGGCGTGGTGGCAAACTTTGCGCTGGTGGCAACAGCCATCTTCAACGGCGTGGCCCAGGGTGCCCAGCCGCTGATCAGCCAGTGCTACGGCAAAAATGAGATGGCCGGAGCAAAAAAGCTGCTTCTGCTGGGCTGCGGCACTGCGCTGGCGCTGGCGGCGGTGTTGTACGGTGCCGTGTTTGGCTTTACCGATACCTTTGTTGCCCTCTTCAACAGCGAGAGCTCTGCTTTGATGGCCGAATATGCCCACAGCGGTATGCGCATCTACTTCCTGGGCTACTTCTTTGCAGGCTGCAATATTGTTGCGGCGGGCTATCTGGGTGCGGTCAACCGCCCCACCGAAGCCACCATCACCTCGGTCAGCCGGGGCGTGGCCGCCATCGTCACCTGCTCGCTGATCCTGAGCGCCCTGTTCGGCATGAACGGCGTGTGGTCGGCCTTCCCCGCCGCCGAGGCCATCACGCTGGCCCTGACGGTGTTCCTGCTCAAGCGCCCGCAGTCTGTGTGCAGCTGAACGCCACCACGGAAAAGAGCCGGGTGCTGCCCCGGCTCCTGAACATTTTAAATATACAGTGCCTGCTCCCGCTGGCTTTCCGCCGGGCTGAGGGGCCGCGCTGTCTGACCGGCCAAGGCCCGCCACTGTGCGGGGGATTGGCCGGTCTCTTTTTTGAACACCCGGCACAGGTAGTTGGCCCCCGAGAAGCCGCACAGGCTGGCTATGACATCCAGCGTGTATTCCCGGTGCAGGAGCAGCCGCATGGCTGCTTCCACCCGCACAGTGGTCAGGTAGCGCCCCGGGGGCACCCCTACGGCGGCAGTAAAGGTGCGGACAAGGTGGCTCTTGGAGACTCCCAGCCGTTCACTGAGCTCCTCCACACCGTACAGGCCAGCGTAGTTCTGGCGGATATCCTCAATGGCGGCCTCCACCAGCGGCGGCAGGGGCGGGGCGGCGCTGTCGGCCCCCGCAAGCTCACAGAGCAGGGCAAAGGCCAGCTGGCTGGCAGCCCGGCTGCGGGGCGTGTCGGCCTCGGCGGCAAGGCGGCCCAGCAGCTCTGCGGCGGCGGGGCAGGTCTCGCCCCGGGCCAGGAACGGCAGCTCCGTCAGCCCGGCAAGGAACTGCACCGCCGCCTGTCCGGTCAGCTGGATGCAGAGCAGGTGGCTCTCCCCTTCCGGGGTCAGGGTCAACGGGGCACGGCTCAGTACCAGATGGCCCGCCGCCGCGCTCTGGGGCGGCAGGATCAGTGCGCTGCCCGCCGGGGAGGGCGAGGCATCGGTCAGGCTGGCAGTGCATCTGCCGCTGGAGATCAGGCAGACCCACAGCCCCTCGCCGGTCAGGGTCAGGGGTTCTTTGGGCTGGATATCCCGCACCACGCCAAGGGCTGCGGTGCTTGTCCAATCATAAAGCAATATCTGACACCTCGAATCAATAAAATGCTATTTTATATCACAAAGTTATCTGTTATTATAATACCAACGAGAGCGTGCACCGTCAAGGTGCCGTAACATAGAAAAATTTTAATGGAGGCAATGACCTATGGCTTCGATTAGCTGCCAGCACATCTACAAGATCTATCCGGGCGCTACTGCTCCTGCTGTTACCGACTTCAACCTGGAGATCCAGGATAAGGAGTTCATCATCTTCGTCGGCCCCTCTGGCTGCGGCAAGTCCACCACCCTGCGCATGATCGCCGGTCTGGAGGAGATCTCCAAGGGCGAAATGTACATCGGCGGCCGCCTGATCAACGACGTTCCCCCCAAGGATCGTGATATCGCCATGGTGTTCCAGAGCTACGCTCTGTACCCCCACATGACCGTTTACAAGAACATCGCGTTCGGTCTGGAGCTGCGCAAGACCCCGAAGGACGAGATCGACCGCCGCGTTCACGAGGCTGCCAAGATCCTGGAGATCGAGCACCTGCTGGACCGCAAGCCCAAGGCTCTGTCCGGCGGCCAGCGTCAGCGTGTTGCTCTGGGCCGTGCAATGGTTCGTAACCCGGCAGTCTTCCTGCTGGACGAGCCCCTGTCCAACCTGGATGCAAAGCTGCGTACCAGCATGCGCACCGAGATCATCAAGCTGCACAAGAAGCTGGCTACCACCTTCATCTACGTTACCCATGACCAGACCGAGGCTATGACCATGGGCGACCGCATCGTTGTTATGAAGGACGGCATCATCCAGCAGGTCGATACCCCGCAGAACCTGTACGATATGCCTTGCAACATGTTCGTTGCCGGCTTCATCGGCAGCCCCCAGATGAACTTCCTGGACGGCACCGTGACCAAGAACGGCGATCAGTACGCCATTGACCTGGGCGGCGACACCATCCCCCTGCCCAAGGAAAAGACCGCTGACGGCAAGCTGGATTCCTATGTTGGCAAGAAGGTCAAGATGGGCATCCGTCCTGAGGATATCGACGACGAGCCCGAGTTTATGGCAAAGCACCCCGACTGCCACCTGGAGGCTCAGGTCGATGTGTCCGAAATGATGGGCGCTGAGATCTACCTGTACCTGGAGTACAAGGGCAACAAGATGACCGCCCGTGTCGCTCCCACCTCCAAGGCACGCAACGGAGACACCGTCCGCGTTGCATTCGATCCGCACAAGGTCCACCTCTTTGATGTCGAGACCGAGCAGACCATCCTGAACTAAGTTCTCCAGGGATCATCTTTTGATCCTCCTAATAAGCAAAAGCCGCCGGGAAGCGATTTCCGGCGGCTTTTGTCTAAAAGAACACACATTGGAACATTATAAGGGAGATTTCACCATGGAACACATGATGCTTCTGGTCACCTACCGTATGCTCCCCGGCCAGCGGGACGCTTTTCTGCAGGAGGTTGCCGCTGCCGGCATTCTGGCAAAGGTCCAGCAGGAGGACGGTTTTGAGCGCTACGATTACTACCTGAGCGCCGCCGACCCGGACGAGCTGCTCATCGTTGAGGAGTGGGACTCCGAAGCCCAGCAGCAGGCCCACGTAAACACCGACCACATGGCCCAGCTCCGCGCCATCAAGGAGAAGCATGTTGCTTCCACTGCGATGCAGCGCATTGCCAAAGCCGACTGAGCACGAGAGGATAGAAAAGCACCCGCAGCCTGCTGGCTGCGGGTGCTTTTTTCAAAGGAGAGAAGGGAATGCTCAGCCCTTGACACCGCCCAGTGCAACACCACGGACGATGAACTTGGACAGCAACAGATAAACAATGATCACAGGCAGGATGGCAATGGCCACCAGCATATAGACCTTGCCCATATCGAACTTGAGGAAGTCGGCACTGCGGAGCTGTGCAATGAGGATGGGCAGGGTCTTTTTGTCTGCCGTATCCAGCACCAGTGCGGGGATGAAGTAGTTGTTCCAGCTGGACACAAAGGAGAAGATGGCCTGCACCGCCAGAGCGGGCTTCATAATGGGAAGCACGATATGGTTGAAGGTGTAGAACTCCCCTGCGCCATCAATGCGGGCGGCTTCCACGATCTCCATGGGCAGGCTGGCATCCAGATACTGCTTCATAAAGAAGAACACCGCCGGGGCCGCAATGCTGGGGATGATGAGGGGAATGAAGCTGTTCTTCAGGCCCATCTTCGTGATGAGCTGCAGGAAGCCCAGCGCCGAGACCTGGGTCGGCATGGTCATAATGAGCAGGATGATGGCAAACGCCGCCTTTTTGAACCGGAAGTTATAGGCGTAGATGCCGTAGGCTGTCAGAGCCGAAAAATAGACGCTGAGGGCAGCCGAGCAGCCGGACACGATCAGGCTGTTCCGCACACCAGTCAGCACCGGGATGTTGGCATCCGACAGCACGTTTTTCAGGTTGGTCATCAAGGATCTGCCCGGCAGAAAGGAAAAGCCCTTCTGGATCTCAAAATGGGTGCGAGTGGAATTGATGACCAGCACATAGAAGAAGAACAGGCATAAAAAGCTCAGCAGCACCAGCGCCGCATAGCACACCGTGCGGCGGGCCGCAAGGGTCGCTTTTTCGGATCTTGTCTTGACTGCGTGTGACATTATGCTTTTCCTCCCTTCACCTGTTTGGCCGCCTGCCTGTGGGCCTTGCGCTCGGCCTTGCTCAGGCCGTCGTCCTCCTTGGTCAGGGCCATGTAAACGATCACGCAGAGCACTGCGCACACCAGGAACAGCACCACCGAGACCGCGCCGGCCATGCCGTAGTTCTTGCTGAACAGGTGGTTGTTCAGGTACATGATCATGGTGGTGGAGGTGCGGTCGGGGCCGCCCTTGCCGTTGGTCAGGATCTGCGGCACATCGAACATCTGCAGGCCGCCGATCATCGAAGTGATCATCACATAGACCAGGATCGGCCGGATGAGTGGGATGGTGATCTTCCAGAACATCTGGTTCGGGGTGCAGCCGTCCAGCTCCGCTGCCTCATACAGGGTGGGGTCCACGCCCATGATGGCCGCCATCAGCATGATGGTCGTATTGCCAAACCACATCAGGAAGTTCATCAGGCCGATGAGGCCGCGGTTGCCCCAGACACTGTTCAGGAAGCTGAAGGGCTCCTTGAGGATGCCCATGCCCACCAGTGCAGCGTTCACAGGGCCGTTATCCGAGAACAGGGCAAAGAACAGCATGGCGAACGCCGAAGCCATAATGAGGTTGGGCATGTAGATGACTGTCTTGAAGAAGGTCTGGCCCTTCAGCTTCAGGCGCAGGTCGGTGAACCAGGCCGCCAGCAGCAGCGAGATGGCGATCTGCGGGATGAAGCCGATGATCCAGAGCAGCAGCGTGTTGCCAAAGTATTTGGGCAGGTCGGTTGCAAACAGGGTGATGTAGTTCTTCAGGCCCACAAAGGTGGGGCCGATGATCTTCAGGCCGCTGCGGTAATATTCAAAAAAGCTGTAATAGATCGTAGACCCCAGTGGGATGAGCTGGAACAGCGCAAAGATGAGGAAGAACGGTGCAATGAAGATATAGCCCCACTTTGCATAGCTGATCGAGCCGTTCTTCTTTGGTTTTGCTCCCATAGTAACTGCCCTCCTGACGTACACTGCCCAAAGCAAAACGGGGCGGGCGGGATCAGCGTCCGGCCCGCCCCATTCAGATTCGGTTCAAAAGGTTTTCAGGTTCCGGCTGCGCTTATGCGGGCCAGACCACATCGGTCAGCTCGGGGTACTTTTCCTTGATGGCGGTCTCGAAGTTTGCCTTTGCGGTATCCTCGTCCACCGTGCCGGTAAAGTAATCCTTGAAGGCATTCTGGAAGCTCTCGTTCAGGCCCTGATCGTACGGGCCTGCATTGGACATATCGATCTTCTTTGCAGCTTCTGCAAACAGGGCGATATGGTTCTGGCCGCCCAGGAAGTCGGAGGCATAATCGCTGTTTGCGATCTCTTCCATGGCCTTCTCGTTGTTGGTGTAATCCTGCGTATCCAGGGTGATCTGCTTCATAATGGCTTCGTCGCAGGTCAGCTTCTGCATCACGTCGCGGATGATATCGGTATTATCGGTACCGGCTGCCGCGCAGATCCAGGTGCCGCCCCAGTAATAGGGCTGAGGACCTTCGCAGACTGCGTAATCGCCGTAGATGCCGTTGCCCACTTCTTCCTTGCCGCCCTCGGCCACAGGGGTCTCCAGAGAGTTGCCCAGCAGGGTGAAATTGATGCCCCAGGTGGAATAGAAGAAGCCAAACACCTTGCCGCTCGGGCCCTGATCGGCTGCCCACTGGCTGTCCCACAGGCTGGACTTGTTGTTGTAGCCCTTATCGGTGTACTCCTTGGTCTGATCGACCCACTTCATAATGTTGGGGTCTACCTTGACGGTCGTGCCGTCCACCCAGGGAGCGTCCACGTTGTTGGAGAAGGTACGGTAAGCATCATCGAAGCCGGACAGCATCTTGTAGCCCTTTGCAGAGGCCTGTGCAGCCACCTCGTTGAACTTATCCCAATCGGACAGATGGCTCTGCACCTCGGTGGGATCATCGGTGCCCAGCACTTCCTTGGCGATGCTGCGGCGGTATGCGAACAGACCGGGGGTCGCCTGCCAGGTGGTGCCGCGCTGGCTGCCGTCCACGCTGACAATATCCTTGGTGTACTGGTACTGACCAGCCAGATCGGCATCGGTCAGGCCGATGTCTGCCTTGACATCCAGCGCGTAATCGGAATCCACATACTTCAATGCGTAGTCAGCCTCGATCAGGAAGATATCTACCTTGTCATCATCGGCGGCGGAGTCCTGATTCAGCAGGGCCTCATCCAGCTTATTCTGGTAGTTGTTGTTCTCGTTGGCGTTGATGGTCCACTTGACAACGGTGCCATCTTTCAGGGTGGTGGTGGATTTGTCCTCCGCGATGGAGGCGACCTCGGGGTAATAGTTATTGAAGCGGCCCTGGAACTCGTCGTTCCAGCACCAGATATTCAGCACCTTGCCCTGAGCTGCCGGAGCAGCGGAAGCGGCGGAAGAAGCTGCGGCAGAGGATGCCGCGCCGGTAGAAGAAGAGGAGCCGCCGCATGCGCTCAGCGCTGCACTGATGGTAACTGCACCGGAAGCCAGCAGGAAATTACGACGCGAAATCTTTCTCATAATGAAAAACCTCCTTCAATGGTTTTCGTGAAAAAGCGTTTCAAATTCAAGGCTCCGGTTCGCCCGGAACCAAATCCAACCCATTCATTCGATGCTGCGCACCGAGCCGCCCTCCAGCAGTTTTCCTGTCACCGGGATCTGCTCGGCCAACGTCACACGGGGGTGCTCGATCATCTGCACCAGTTTATCTGCTGCCATCCGGCCCAGCATTCTGGTGTTCTGCTGCCAGGTCACCAGCTGGGGTTTCATCACGCGGGAGAGGTAAATGCCGTCATATCCCATCACGGAAATATCCTCCGGGATGCTCAGGCCCGCTTCCTGCAGAGCGATGCAGCCGCCCATGGCCGAGAAATCATCGGGAAAAAGGATGCAGGTGGGCCGCTGGGGCATTGCCAGCAGGGCCCGGGTCTCCTCGGCACAGCGGTCGGGATCGTGATACACACCGCTGCGCACATATTCTTCGGGGACCTGCAGCCCCAGCTCCGCGCAGCTCTTGTAGAAGCCTGCCAGCCGGTTCTCCGTCACCGCCGTGCGCTCGCCATGGATAAAGGCGATGCGGCGGTGGCCGTTGGCGTAGGCGTACCGCACCAGCGCCGAAAGCCCGTT contains:
- a CDS encoding MATE family efflux transporter, with the protein product MNLTKQFFKYVSQNIFGLIGTSCYILADTYFIAQAAGTDGVTLLNLCLPMYNLIFAFGSMIGLGAATRYAILQAQGEARAQRFFSNAILCACLIAIPFMLAGAFCPGTLLQLMGGDADIVALGLNYTRIFLLFTPFFMCNYIFSAFVRNDGDPSLAMVATLSGSLFNVVFDYIFIFPMGLGLPGAALATAISPVLSIAICSRHFFQKSNTLTFVRQAPSARLLVQSCQLGISGFVGELSSAVTTTVFNFLLLRLAGNVGVAAYGVVANFALVATAIFNGVAQGAQPLISQCYGKNEMAGAKKLLLLGCGTALALAAVLYGAVFGFTDTFVALFNSESSALMAEYAHSGMRIYFLGYFFAGCNIVAAGYLGAVNRPTEATITSVSRGVAAIVTCSLILSALFGMNGVWSAFPAAEAITLALTVFLLKRPQSVCS
- a CDS encoding twin-arginine translocation signal domain-containing protein; this translates as MRKISRRNFLLASGAVTISAALSACGGSSSSTGAASSAAASSAASAAPAAQGKVLNIWCWNDEFQGRFNNYYPEVASIAEDKSTTTLKDGTVVKWTINANENNNYQNKLDEALLNQDSAADDDKVDIFLIEADYALKYVDSDYALDVKADIGLTDADLAGQYQYTKDIVSVDGSQRGTTWQATPGLFAYRRSIAKEVLGTDDPTEVQSHLSDWDKFNEVAAQASAKGYKMLSGFDDAYRTFSNNVDAPWVDGTTVKVDPNIMKWVDQTKEYTDKGYNNKSSLWDSQWAADQGPSGKVFGFFYSTWGINFTLLGNSLETPVAEGGKEEVGNGIYGDYAVCEGPQPYYWGGTWICAAAGTDNTDIIRDVMQKLTCDEAIMKQITLDTQDYTNNEKAMEEIANSDYASDFLGGQNHIALFAEAAKKIDMSNAGPYDQGLNESFQNAFKDYFTGTVDEDTAKANFETAIKEKYPELTDVVWPA
- a CDS encoding putative quinol monooxygenase; the protein is MEHMMLLVTYRMLPGQRDAFLQEVAAAGILAKVQQEDGFERYDYYLSAADPDELLIVEEWDSEAQQQAHVNTDHMAQLRAIKEKHVASTAMQRIAKAD
- a CDS encoding helix-turn-helix domain-containing protein encodes the protein MLYDWTSTAALGVVRDIQPKEPLTLTGEGLWVCLISSGRCTASLTDASPSPAGSALILPPQSAAAGHLVLSRAPLTLTPEGESHLLCIQLTGQAAVQFLAGLTELPFLARGETCPAAAELLGRLAAEADTPRSRAASQLAFALLCELAGADSAAPPLPPLVEAAIEDIRQNYAGLYGVEELSERLGVSKSHLVRTFTAAVGVPPGRYLTTVRVEAAMRLLLHREYTLDVIASLCGFSGANYLCRVFKKETGQSPAQWRALAGQTARPLSPAESQREQALYI
- a CDS encoding LacI family DNA-binding transcriptional regulator; translated protein: MSSLKDLARECGVSVATVSKALNGQSDISAATRDRVREAARRMGYVPNMAARAMKTNRTYNLGVLFVDERQSGLAHEYFSAVLDSFKVQVEKLGYDITFVNRNLGGRTMTYLEHCHYRGVDGAVIACVDFNDPQVVELVNSDVPVVTIDHVFNNRMAVLSDNVNGLSALVRYAYANGHRRIAFIHGERTAVTENRLAGFYKSCAELGLQVPEEYVRSGVYHDPDRCAEETRALLAMPQRPTCILFPDDFSAMGGCIALQEAGLSIPEDISVMGYDGIYLSRVMKPQLVTWQQNTRMLGRMAADKLVQMIEHPRVTLAEQIPVTGKLLEGGSVRSIE
- a CDS encoding carbohydrate ABC transporter permease is translated as MSHAVKTRSEKATLAARRTVCYAALVLLSFLCLFFFYVLVINSTRTHFEIQKGFSFLPGRSLMTNLKNVLSDANIPVLTGVRNSLIVSGCSAALSVYFSALTAYGIYAYNFRFKKAAFAIILLIMTMPTQVSALGFLQLITKMGLKNSFIPLIIPSIAAPAVFFFMKQYLDASLPMEIVEAARIDGAGEFYTFNHIVLPIMKPALAVQAIFSFVSSWNNYFIPALVLDTADKKTLPILIAQLRSADFLKFDMGKVYMLVAIAILPVIIVYLLLSKFIVRGVALGGVKG
- the greA gene encoding transcription elongation factor GreA, whose protein sequence is MAQEIKMSASGLKAMQDELEYLKTVRRKELAEEIKEARSHGDLSENSEYDEAKNTQGLVENRITELEQMVKNAVIIDESELSVDSVAVGTHVSIKMIGDDEAEEYDIVGRTEADPINGKISDESPVGHALLGKAVGEKAEVLLPSGQIVEYEVLAITHAAN
- a CDS encoding carbohydrate ABC transporter permease translates to MGAKPKKNGSISYAKWGYIFIAPFFLIFALFQLIPLGSTIYYSFFEYYRSGLKIIGPTFVGLKNYITLFATDLPKYFGNTLLLWIIGFIPQIAISLLLAAWFTDLRLKLKGQTFFKTVIYMPNLIMASAFAMLFFALFSDNGPVNAALVGMGILKEPFSFLNSVWGNRGLIGLMNFLMWFGNTTIMLMAAIMGVDPTLYEAAELDGCTPNQMFWKITIPLIRPILVYVMITSMIGGLQMFDVPQILTNGKGGPDRTSTTMIMYLNNHLFSKNYGMAGAVSVVLFLVCAVLCVIVYMALTKEDDGLSKAERKAHRQAAKQVKGGKA
- a CDS encoding ABC transporter ATP-binding protein; protein product: MASISCQHIYKIYPGATAPAVTDFNLEIQDKEFIIFVGPSGCGKSTTLRMIAGLEEISKGEMYIGGRLINDVPPKDRDIAMVFQSYALYPHMTVYKNIAFGLELRKTPKDEIDRRVHEAAKILEIEHLLDRKPKALSGGQRQRVALGRAMVRNPAVFLLDEPLSNLDAKLRTSMRTEIIKLHKKLATTFIYVTHDQTEAMTMGDRIVVMKDGIIQQVDTPQNLYDMPCNMFVAGFIGSPQMNFLDGTVTKNGDQYAIDLGGDTIPLPKEKTADGKLDSYVGKKVKMGIRPEDIDDEPEFMAKHPDCHLEAQVDVSEMMGAEIYLYLEYKGNKMTARVAPTSKARNGDTVRVAFDPHKVHLFDVETEQTILN